The following proteins are encoded in a genomic region of Actinomadura sp. NAK00032:
- the dnaA gene encoding chromosomal replication initiator protein DnaA translates to MDGQDLGSVWARTLTALSESDLSPSYRAWLPMVRPLALVEGTALLAAPNEFAKDALETRLRNLITQALSRELGREIRVAVTVQPEPPGGSSTGPAAGPGGRSGEPLSAPVPGPGPGLGMPEPPSSYGEPYGERQHDDCDRDRPYNDDQSYGDSSYGERSDYGERSDRPYPEQPYNDQGYRPQSGVTHSLGPPGGYPQAADDDRGTYPPASRPPSYGAGPGGPGPGGQGPSGRDPYEGRSFPGYGGQEGFGGGESSGRPPRSHLNDRTLGPLRGRSEQRLPEQLRPEQRRPEQQGHEPKHGGAEAPLGHADDFNGGESSFTGGEKQYRGEEPYRGEAPYRGESGFRDEEASDPRGPTPPQGAAGGGAGAGASAGPGTSEHARLNPKYTFETFVIGSSNRFAHAAAVAVAEQPAKAYNPLFVYGDSGLGKTHLLHAIGHYAQSLFNGARVRYVSSEEFTNDFINSIRDGKADGFRRRYRDVDILLVDDIQFLEGKEQTQEEFFHTFNTLHNASKQIVISSDRPPKELVTLEDRLRNRFEWGLTTDVQPPELETRIAILQKKARQEGLAAPPDVLEFIASQIATNIRELEGALIRVTAFASLNRQSVDMKLAEIVLKDLIPNDSGPEITAAMIMAQTVEYFGTTIEDLCGPSRSRMLVTARQIAMYLCRELTDLSLPKIGQQFGGRDHTTVMHAERKIRSLMAERRAIYNQVTELTGRIKHQARKR, encoded by the coding sequence ATGGACGGTCAGGATCTCGGATCGGTCTGGGCCCGCACCCTCACCGCACTGTCCGAGAGCGATCTGTCTCCGAGCTATCGCGCATGGCTGCCGATGGTCCGCCCACTAGCGCTCGTCGAGGGGACGGCGCTTCTCGCCGCACCGAACGAGTTCGCCAAGGACGCGCTGGAGACGCGCCTCAGAAACCTCATCACGCAGGCGCTTTCCCGTGAGCTGGGCAGGGAGATCCGGGTCGCGGTGACCGTCCAGCCGGAGCCGCCGGGAGGGTCTTCCACAGGGCCCGCGGCGGGGCCGGGTGGCCGTTCTGGGGAACCGCTTTCCGCACCCGTCCCTGGGCCTGGCCCGGGGCTCGGCATGCCCGAGCCACCTTCTTCTTATGGCGAGCCGTACGGTGAACGGCAGCACGACGACTGTGACCGGGATCGTCCTTACAACGACGACCAGTCCTACGGTGACTCGTCCTACGGAGAGCGCTCCGATTATGGGGAGCGCTCCGACCGTCCTTATCCAGAGCAGCCCTACAACGACCAGGGATACCGGCCGCAGTCGGGAGTTACCCACAGCCTCGGTCCGCCCGGAGGTTATCCACAGGCTGCGGATGACGACCGCGGTACTTATCCACCCGCCTCACGTCCACCGTCCTATGGGGCCGGCCCAGGCGGGCCTGGCCCAGGCGGGCAGGGTCCCAGCGGGCGCGACCCTTATGAAGGGCGCAGTTTCCCCGGCTATGGCGGGCAGGAGGGTTTCGGCGGCGGTGAGTCGTCTGGACGTCCGCCGCGCTCCCATCTGAACGACCGCACGCTCGGTCCGCTGCGGGGACGGTCAGAACAGCGCCTTCCGGAGCAGCTCCGTCCAGAGCAGCGCCGCCCAGAACAGCAGGGGCACGAGCCTAAGCACGGTGGGGCCGAGGCACCGCTGGGCCATGCGGACGACTTCAACGGCGGCGAATCGTCGTTCACCGGTGGTGAAAAGCAGTACCGGGGCGAGGAGCCCTACCGCGGTGAGGCCCCTTACCGGGGTGAGAGCGGCTTCCGTGATGAAGAGGCCTCCGACCCCAGGGGCCCCACTCCGCCGCAGGGCGCGGCGGGTGGCGGCGCCGGGGCCGGCGCCTCAGCTGGTCCGGGGACGTCCGAGCACGCACGCCTGAACCCGAAGTACACGTTCGAGACGTTCGTCATCGGCTCGTCCAACCGGTTCGCCCACGCGGCGGCGGTAGCGGTCGCCGAGCAGCCGGCCAAGGCGTACAACCCGCTGTTCGTGTACGGCGACTCGGGCCTCGGCAAGACGCACCTCCTGCACGCGATCGGGCACTACGCGCAGAGCCTTTTCAATGGGGCACGTGTGCGCTACGTGAGCTCCGAGGAGTTCACCAACGACTTCATCAACTCGATCCGCGACGGCAAGGCCGACGGGTTCCGCCGCCGCTACCGGGATGTGGACATCCTCCTCGTCGACGACATCCAGTTCCTTGAGGGCAAGGAGCAGACGCAGGAGGAGTTCTTCCACACCTTCAACACCCTCCACAACGCCAGCAAGCAGATCGTGATCTCCAGCGACCGTCCGCCCAAGGAGCTGGTGACGCTGGAGGACCGGCTGCGCAACCGGTTCGAGTGGGGCCTGACGACCGACGTCCAGCCGCCCGAGCTGGAGACGCGGATCGCGATCCTGCAGAAGAAGGCCCGCCAGGAGGGCCTCGCCGCGCCGCCGGACGTGCTGGAGTTCATCGCCTCGCAGATCGCGACGAACATCCGCGAGCTGGAGGGCGCGCTGATCCGGGTGACCGCGTTCGCGAGCCTGAACCGCCAGTCGGTGGACATGAAGCTCGCCGAGATCGTGCTGAAGGACCTGATCCCCAACGACTCGGGCCCGGAGATCACCGCGGCGATGATCATGGCGCAGACGGTCGAGTACTTCGGCACCACGATCGAGGACCTGTGCGGCCCGTCCCGCTCCCGGATGCTCGTCACCGCCCGGCAGATCGCGATGTACCTGTGCCGGGAGCTGACCGATCTGTCCCTTCCCAAGATCGGGCAGCAGTTCGGCGGCCGCGACCACACCACGGTCATGCACGCGGAACGCAAGATCCGCTCGCTGATGGCCGAGCGCCGTGCCATATACAACCAGGTCACCGAGCTGACCGGGCGTATCAAGCACCAGGCCCGCAAGCGCTGA
- the dnaN gene encoding DNA polymerase III subunit beta, with the protein MKFRIDRDALADAVAWTARTLPVRPPVPVLAGMHLVAGGEGNDDRLTLSAFDYEVSAQVSTEIDVEEAGTALVSGRLLAEISRSLPPHPVEVTTDGAKVMLRCGSAKFTLLTMPVEDYPTLPEMPPAAGSVGSDEFAAAVSQVAIAAGKDDTIPMLTGVRVEIEGETVTLASTDRYRLAVRELHWKPERPDFSAVALVPARTLADTAKSLTAGAEVSIALGGTGGTGEGMIGFAGGGRRTTSRLLDGDFVKYRSLLPSEYAGLAEIQTASFIEAVKRVSLVAERNTPVRLSFSQGEVVLEAGTGDEAQAVEALEASLEGEDIDIAFNPAFLLDGLSAIGSDVARLSFTTPTKPAVLTGKPPQDGENPNYRYLIMPVRLSG; encoded by the coding sequence TTGAAGTTCCGCATCGACAGAGATGCCCTCGCCGACGCCGTCGCCTGGACAGCGCGCACCCTGCCCGTCCGGCCCCCGGTGCCCGTCCTCGCGGGCATGCACCTCGTCGCCGGGGGTGAGGGCAACGACGACCGGCTGACGCTGTCGGCGTTCGACTACGAGGTCTCCGCCCAGGTGTCCACGGAGATCGATGTGGAGGAGGCGGGGACGGCCCTGGTGTCGGGCCGCCTGCTCGCGGAGATCTCGCGCAGCCTTCCTCCCCACCCTGTGGAGGTGACGACGGACGGCGCGAAGGTGATGCTCCGCTGCGGCAGCGCGAAGTTCACACTCCTCACCATGCCTGTGGAGGACTACCCCACGCTGCCGGAGATGCCGCCCGCCGCGGGCTCGGTGGGCAGCGACGAGTTCGCCGCCGCCGTCTCCCAGGTCGCGATCGCCGCCGGCAAGGACGACACGATCCCGATGCTGACCGGCGTCCGGGTGGAGATCGAGGGCGAGACGGTCACGCTGGCGTCCACCGACCGGTACCGGCTGGCCGTCCGCGAGCTGCACTGGAAGCCGGAGCGCCCCGACTTCTCCGCCGTCGCGCTCGTCCCGGCGCGGACGCTCGCCGACACCGCCAAGTCGCTGACCGCCGGCGCCGAGGTGTCGATCGCGCTCGGCGGGACGGGCGGCACCGGCGAGGGCATGATCGGTTTCGCGGGCGGCGGCCGCCGGACCACGTCCCGCCTGCTGGACGGCGACTTCGTCAAGTACCGGTCGCTGCTGCCGAGCGAGTACGCGGGGCTCGCCGAGATCCAGACCGCGTCGTTCATCGAGGCCGTCAAGCGCGTCTCCCTGGTGGCCGAGCGCAACACGCCCGTCCGGCTCTCCTTCAGCCAGGGCGAGGTCGTCCTGGAGGCGGGGACGGGGGACGAGGCGCAGGCCGTGGAGGCCCTTGAGGCGTCTCTGGAGGGCGAGGACATCGACATCGCCTTCAACCCCGCGTTCCTGCTGGACGGGCTCTCAGCGATCGGCTCGGACGTGGCGCGGCTGTCGTTCACGACGCCGACCAAGCCGGCCGTCCTCACCGGGAAGCCCCCGCAGGACGGGGAGAACCCGAACTACCGTTACCTGATCATGCCGGTCCGGCTGTCCGGATAA
- the gnd gene encoding phosphogluconate dehydrogenase (NAD(+)-dependent, decarboxylating), with protein MCPGACPGARRGRRLAGSRPGGRARALWRTRARGNEQAVTHRVTHRRVSFMELGIIGLGKMGGNMAERLRRGGHTVIGYDRDPQVSDVGSLQELVDRLSPPRAVWVMVPAGKPTEETIHSLGEVLQPGDLVVDGGNSHYVDDQKHGEELAAKGIGFVDCGVSGGVWGLENGYALMVGGDEDNVKRLMPVFETLKPEGEYGFVHSGEIGAGHYVKMVHNGVEYAMMQAFGEGYELIEASPIVTRVPETFLSWQEGTVIRSWLLDLLNRALAEDPELDDLRGYANDSGEGRWTVQAAVEHAVPLPAISASLFARFASRQDDSPAMRVVAALRNQFGGHAVETAKGADSPGADVAPPKV; from the coding sequence CTGTGCCCTGGGGCATGCCCCGGGGCACGCCGGGGACGACGACTCGCGGGAAGCCGCCCAGGCGGTCGCGCACGCGCGCTTTGGCGCACGCGTGCGCGCGGTAATGAACAGGCAGTTACGCACAGGGTTACGCACAGGAGAGTGAGCTTCATGGAGCTTGGGATCATCGGCCTGGGCAAGATGGGCGGCAACATGGCCGAGCGGCTGCGCCGCGGCGGCCACACGGTCATCGGTTATGACCGTGACCCGCAGGTGAGCGACGTCGGCTCGCTGCAGGAGCTGGTCGACCGGCTGTCCCCGCCGCGCGCGGTGTGGGTGATGGTGCCCGCCGGGAAGCCCACCGAGGAGACCATCCACAGCCTGGGGGAAGTCCTGCAGCCCGGTGACCTCGTTGTCGACGGCGGTAATTCACACTATGTGGACGACCAGAAGCACGGTGAGGAACTCGCCGCCAAGGGCATCGGCTTCGTCGACTGCGGAGTGAGCGGCGGCGTGTGGGGCCTGGAGAACGGCTACGCGCTCATGGTCGGCGGCGACGAGGACAACGTGAAGCGGCTGATGCCCGTCTTCGAGACCCTGAAGCCGGAGGGGGAGTACGGCTTCGTCCACTCCGGTGAGATCGGTGCGGGCCACTACGTGAAGATGGTCCACAACGGCGTCGAGTACGCGATGATGCAGGCGTTCGGCGAGGGCTACGAGCTGATCGAGGCGAGCCCCATCGTCACCCGGGTGCCGGAGACGTTCCTCAGCTGGCAGGAGGGCACGGTCATCCGCTCCTGGCTGCTGGACCTGCTGAACCGCGCGCTCGCCGAGGACCCCGAGCTGGACGACCTGCGCGGCTACGCCAACGACTCGGGCGAGGGCCGCTGGACGGTGCAGGCCGCGGTCGAGCACGCCGTGCCGCTGCCCGCCATCAGCGCCTCGCTGTTCGCCCGGTTCGCCTCCCGCCAGGACGACTCCCCCGCGATGCGCGTCGTCGCCGCCCTCCGCAACCAGTTCGGCGGCCACGCCGTGGAGACCGCGAAGGGCGCCGACTCCCCCGGCGCCGACGTCGCCCCGCCGAAGGTGTGA